The Malus domestica chromosome 13, GDT2T_hap1 genome includes a window with the following:
- the LOC103452426 gene encoding uncharacterized protein, translating to MKIKNKGKVYPSPSSSVTAGSSSSSSDGYVLSVLQLLPAAILALASVLSLEDREVLAYLITRSMKNTPNTSSSIPAAQDPQKKTSKKGPKKSASTAAAHQPPMFDCDCFDCYRSYWFKWDSSPNRELIHQAIEAFEDHLANGERPKRNAGKGKRRDKQGRRDAPITADVSAQNEIFLEENAVPASPEFVQNSGAAVVPENEVLFVGSPEKADGVEVNEGKVEDLGVDVTVAPPDTADDMAVILRAAAAAASNHRGLARKVLPDVLGLFNSRLWNLWSPNV from the coding sequence ATGAAGAtaaagaacaagggcaaagtcTACCCAtctccctcctcctccgtcACCGCcggctcctcctcctcctcctccgacGGGTATGTTCTCTCCGTTCTTCAACTCCTCCCAGCGGCCATTCTAGCTCTAGCCTCCGTGCTCTCTCTCGAGGACCGCGAGGTCCTGGCTTACTTGATCACCCGCTCCATGAAAAACACCCCCAACACTTCTTCTTCAATCCCCGCCGCCCAAGACCCCCAGAAAAAGACTTCCAAGAAAGGTCCTAAGAAGTCCGCCAGCACCGCCGCCGCCCATCAGCCTCCAATGTTCGATTGCGACTGCTTTGACTGCTACAGAAGCTACTGGTTCAAGTGGGATTCTTCCCCCAACCGCGAGCTCATCCACCAAGCCATCGAAGCCTTCGAGGACCACTTGGCTAACGGCGAGCGGCCCAAGAGGAACGCCGGCAAAGGCAAGAGAAGAGACAAGCAGGGCCGTCGGGACGCCCCCATTACGGCCGATGTTTCTGCCCAAAATGAAATCTTTCTGGAAGAGAACGCCGTTCCAGCTTCGCCGGAGTTTGTTCAAAACTCTGGTGCCGCCGTGGTGCCGGAAAATGAGGTTCTTTTCGTGGGTTCGCCTGAGAAGGCTGATGGGGTCGAAGTAAATGAGGGGAAAGTGGAAGACTTGGGCGTGGATGTTACGGTAGCGCCGCCGGATACGGCGGATGACATGGCTGTGATTCTGagggcggcggcggcggcggcgagCAACCACAGGGGTTTGGCAAGGAAGGTGCTGCCGGACGTGTTGGGCCTCTTTAACTCTCGTTTGTGGAACCTTTGGAGTCCGAATgtctaa
- the LOC103452174 gene encoding uncharacterized protein, whose amino-acid sequence MSGVSLAVPPRSEPDTTTTTPGSKPQQKPLHRQQHQQSAVGGVMGSLRVIELQLVAFIMVFSASGLVPLFDLIFPAFATAYLLGLSRLAFPSHGAVSTGSQEIFHGSRFFRFYVIVGTTVGLFLPLAYVLGGFARGDEHAVRSATPHLFLLSCQILTENVISGLSLFSPPVRALVPLLYTVRRIFVVLDWMKDVWLNKTLPANAQFKDVAWFWFGRSLAVANFLYFSINLFGFLIPRFLPRAFERYFRERDEVGAKMVEDKRSAAANKPEPFANKKSD is encoded by the exons ATGTCAGGTGTATCTCTTGCCGTGCCTCCTAGATCGGAGCCCGACACAACCACCACAACCCCAGGATCCAAACCCCAACAGAAACCGCTCCACCGCCAACAGCACCAGCAGTCTGCTGTAGGCGGTGTAATGGGTTCACTGCGAGTAATAGAGCTCCAACTCGTGGCCTTCATCATGGTTTTCTCGGCCAGTGGCCTTGTCCCGCTTTTTGATTTGATCTTCCCGGCTTTTGCCACCGCATACCTTTTAGGCCTGTCACGCTTGGCGTTCCCTTCCCACGGCGCTGTCAGCACTGGCTCTCAGGAGATTTTCCATGGCAGCAGATTCTTCAGGTTCTATGTGATTGTGGGAACCACAGTTGGGCTCTTCTTGCCGCTTGCATACGTGTTGGGTGGCTTTGCGAGGGGTGATGAGCACGCTGTCCGCTCTGCAACGCCTCACTTGTTCTTGCTTTCGTGTCAGATTCTGACTGAGAATGTGATTAGCGGGTTGTCGCTGTTTTCACCGCCAGTGAGGGCATTGGTCCCATTGCTTTACACTGTCAGGAGGATCTTTGTCGTCCTTGATTGGATGAAAGATGTTTGGCTTAACAAAACTCTGCCTGCCAATGCACAGTTTAAG GATGTTgcatggttttggtttgggagaAGCCTGGCTGTAGCCAATTTCTTGTATTTCTCGATCAACCTGTTCGGGTTTTTGATCCCTCGATTCCTTCCGAGAGCGTTTGAGAGGTACTTCAGGGAGAGGGATGAAGTTGGGGCCAAGATGGTAGAGGACAAGCGCTCCGCCGCAGCAAATAAGCCGGAACCATTTGCAAATAAGAAAAGTGATTGA